The following nucleotide sequence is from Ailuropoda melanoleuca isolate Jingjing chromosome 12, ASM200744v2, whole genome shotgun sequence.
tttatttatttattcgacagagatggagacagccagcgagagagggaacacaagcagggggagtgggagaggaagaagcaggcccatagtggaggagcctgatgcggggctcgatcccataacgccgggatcacgccctgagccgaaggcagacgcccaaccgctgtgccacccaggtgccccggcagcaactattttgaaattcatttatataaaatagcaaATAGCAATGCAAATGACTGCACCTTGCTTCACTTGTTGAGGGGGCCGAGGAGTCAGCGTActtcagggctggggcagagtgCTGGCCAGGTTTGAGTTTCAACCCCCAGCCCAAGCCATCTGCAACTTAGAATACTATGCCCATTGGTCTGTTTGGTCTGTCTGAAATAAAAGAGAACCTCTTCTACCTCCAGCCCTGCACACCCTTGCCCTCCATGGCCACCTGCAGAAGGGCATTGGGGCTGCTACCCAGGCTACAATTAGGTAGAGAAATTATAGGACTGGAAATGCAGAGTGACCATGACTGTCTCCAGTAAAATGAAGACCCTCAGGAACGTGTTAAGTCATAATCAGCACCTTGGAGAGCATTCACGCTCCTAGAAGTCTCAGGAGATGCAGTTGGTGGCCTCCGAAAATCAAGGGCTTGAGTTTATTAACTCCTGAACTCCAGAGCGTCAGGGGTTGGTAGTGAGACCCAGCAAGTGTTGGGAAGCTTTTGCCCCAACTCTGTGCTGCTGACCTTGACCAGAGAGGAATGACGAGGAAGTCTTCTCCATACAGGAGCCCTGAAATTGGGACTGTGATAAGTTAGATACAGGTCTCTAAAGAGAGAATGATCTCTCTGCCACTGGAAAGCTTTAAAGCTGCCGCCCACAAGATGAAAGCAgcattttcccccatttctcaAATGAGGCCAATACCAGAATCAGATGGACAGAAGTGACTGCTAGGCTTTTAACAGGGTGGAGCAGGTGGGAGATCTCCACTGGCTCCCACCACACTCGAAATTACATCTAAAGGCATCCACCATGTCCCAGGAGGCCCTGTGTGATCTGCCAACTCCACTTTCCCCCACCTTGCCTCCTGGTATTTTCGACTTGCTCACTAGACTCACATCAGCCACACCAGCCCTTTAGCCATGACCTCGGGCATGTGTCTCACTCACTCCCACTGCTGGGGCTCTGTACTTGTCCCTCTGCCCGGCATGGTTCTTCCCTTCATACTCCCCACCCCACAGAACTGCAGGGTTCCCTTTACTCACTTCAGGTGGGCCCCTTCCATATCAAGAAGCACCTTCTACCCTTTCACCTTTCAACCCCTTGTTCACTTTCTTTCCACCCGCAGCAGTTACTGCCAGCCACACTGATAGCATGTATCTTCGTTCAATGGCTATCTCATCCATGCAGAATGCAGACCCTGCAAGGGCCTCTTACAGAGCCCAgcatacagcaggcactcaataaatgcgtTTTGATTGCTAATACCAGAGACACTGTACCAACACCCACCATCTCTGTCTGCCTTAGCCAGCCAGCCATCTGTCTTCTCTGGCTcaatctttcttttgttctgcAGAGGGAAGCCTGGAGCCACAGATTGAAGACCTGATTAACCGGATTAATGACCTTCAGCAAGGTAAATTCCAGGACCTAGACTTCCTAGCTAGCGCGGAATAACCTGGACTTTGAatgcctccacttcctcatctataaaatccAGGCACTTCCAGGTTGTTGAAAGATGAGTGTGCAGTGTCACAGTGTGCAAGAGAATAGCAAGGTTAGAGGCAGCACTCACACAGTGTCCTCTTCTTTGGCCcagcaaagaagaaatccagTGAGGAACTAGGAGAAGCCCAAGATCTCTGGGATACCCTGCATAAGGAATTGGACTCCTGTAAGTAGGACCAAAAGAGGGACCCACAGATCTTATGAGCACTGCCGATGTTCTCTGCacacctcagggtctttgcatgggctgttccctccacctgcaATGCTCTTATCTGTATAATACCAATTGCCTTTTGCTCTCTCAAGTCACCTTTCAGCTCTCAGCCCAAACTTCATTCTAACAGATCTGTCTTGGTGGCCCCATCTAAATATGGGCTACCACCGTCCCTGTCTTGGTGGCCCCATCTAAATATGGGCTACCACCGTCCCTCTGTCACTCTGACTCCCCTGCTTGGTTTGTTTCTTCACAGCCTTTATTTCCACTTGACATAGTGTATTTTTTCTTAGTCCTCTCTCCCATTGGTATAAACCCTGTGCATTCTTCACGGTCTTCACTCCTTTGGCACTTCCAGAGAATGTGGACACTGAAGGGGAGAAACTGGATCAGGATGGTCCCCAGTGGGAGATGGGTGCGGGTAGCAAGAAGGTACTTCCCCTGCCCTGGCACTGTGCTGTACCTTCTGTGGCTTTGATATGCCTTTCCGTGAAGTTGCAAAGTGGACACAGGATATGGCCTCTGGAGGCTCAAAGTGTCACTGTGTTTTCCAGTGAATGGAGAGAAAGTGCACCTAGAGGAGGTCTTGAGCAAAAAGCAAGGTATTTATCAGTTgctctgtcttcatttttctacCCCATTCTACCCACAAAAGCCCACAGTTCCCAGAACAGCTAGAGGAATCCCACTGAAACCTGAGTCAGCatgcttccctctcttctcagACCTTTCCCTGAGCTGCCACCTGACTCGAAGTAGACACTAAAGACCTCCAGGTGCCCTCCAATGTGTGATATGATGTGGGGCCCGTTATCCTCACCCCATGCTGACTCCCCAGGAGGTCACACAGGGTTCCCTTGCTCCTCTCCCCACAGAGGCACTGAGGATTCTCCAGCTGCACTGCCAAAGGAAGGAGAGTGGAGCTCAGAAGTAAGAGGTCCTGCTCAACTCTTCCCCACCCTACTCCCCAACctgaaggaggagggagcaagAGCTCGGGACAATATACCTTGGACACACacgtcttatttttcctttctaaaatagaGTAGCTAGACAAGAGATTTCCCTGCTCATCTTTGATATCAGATGGTGGCGTTGAGATTAACTCACTCGTTTGGTCATTCATTGCTagtttctttattaaataaatttcactCACTGTTGTTATTCTAAATCTTCTTTTATTTGCTATCCAGCTCTTccaccatccattcattcatttatttatctgccCATTTTGGCCTCCAGTCATCCACTTACCCATTTGTTCACCCACTCACCcattaatccattcatccacacATCTATGAAATCCTTTTCCAGCCAGCCAGACAGCCATTATGTCTCCAGCTTTCCATCTAGTCATCTTCCATCCATCCAAACATCCATTCaccctctctccatctttccaaTTACCCAttcatctgactcttcattttttcACCCTGCCATCCATCCAGACATCTGTCCATCCTTCCAGCAATCCTTCCTTTATTTCACTGTCTAGCCATCATCCCTCCACTCATCATTTCTCCAACCAACCATCATCTCTTCACCCAGCCATTCACCCATCCAGTTACTGTCCATCCAACCTCCCATCCATCCCTTCATCTCTCCATCCTTTGAATCTTTCCCTAACATGTTCTTATGAACAGAGGTCTCACACTCTGGTGTACCATGATTTTAACTGTGTAGGAAAGCTTGATGATAAAGTGGGTGTATGCTTAACCACACCACACATACTGTCTGATGAGCAGTTCATGTTCATTTTTCTACCTGATCCTCACAATGACAATTATAGGAGTTAAGGGCTACTGTCACCTGTCCAGCACTATtaccattttacatatgaggaaatagACCCAGACTGgctaagtaatttgtccaagatcacagtGGAATAGCAGATCTAGGACTCAAGCTGGGACTTTAGAATCTATTAAGCTACACTACCATGCCCCTCCCAGGTTTCTTGGGAAGGCATGGTTTGATGAGGGACAGGATGGACAAGGTGATCTCAAAACAGGCCCATAAAGTTGCACATTCTGtcacagaagaaaggagaatgatGAAGGTTGTGAACAGACCACCATTATCCCCCAATGCTGCTGAGGGAAGTGGGGACTTATTCAGAGAATATGACTAAGAGTCGTCTTTCTCCTTGCAGGCAGAACATGTTGCAGGAGTGCACAGAGAAAATTTCCATCTATAACTCTCAGGTTGCAGAGAATTACAGGCAGAAGAAGCTGGGGTAACTGCTGGGGGTAACCCCGGGTCTAAGGCCCAGTATGGTGCTGGTTGGGCATGGGAGTGGGGCTTGCATCAGAGAGTTTGTTGGAAGAGGAGCTATTGGAACCAAGGCTTGGAGGAGAAAGCCCATAAAAGGGCTCCTAATAGAGGGAGCACTGGGCAAAGATCCAAAAGCCCTCCAGAGGAATCCTTAGACTGGGCCAGGCTGGATATCAGTCCTACCATGTATTCTCTCATTCCTGGGTGTTGGCCCTAGGTTGCACGTTGAAGAACAGCTGGAGAATTTGATGGGCCAGCACAAGGACCTCTGGGAATTCCACGTGAGCCATTCTCATTGCCTCCAACCACAGCCCCTTCTCTCCTGGTTTCAGTGTCTTCACTGACTGGCTCAGTGTCCACCCACTGCTCACCCCAACTCCATGGGATAGCCTttgactcctttctttctcttacctaCCTACTCAGCCCTtcagtttttactttaaatttagcCACCTCTTACCATTGCCCCCATTGCCACACCCAGCATCTATTGCCCAGACTGTTACAGTAACCATTCCTGAGCATCCCGCTTCCTTCCTGCTTACCTAGAGTTTGCTCCCCTTGCAGTGGCAAATAGGAACCCCGAAAAGGCCATGGTCTgatcattccttcattcaactaATGTTGCTGGATATATCCAGCAACATTCCAGGCAGGAGGAGCCAGTGGGAAGATAAAGGGATCAAATATTTGCTGGTCCCCAGGACAGTTGGGTGCAGGGGGAGGCATACTCAgactcaaaacaaaaaaagcagataGATCATGTAATGTCAGtggggaaggcctctctgaggaggtgtcATCTGAATGCAAACATAAAGTAAGGGAGGAAAACATGCAGGTATCTTGGTACAAATGTTCCTGGAAGAAGGAAAGGccaatgcaaaggccctgagactgAAGGGTGCCTGGGGTttttgaagaagaggaaggggaggtggatggAAGATGGGGGTGGCGAGAAGAGATGAGATTTGAAAGGTATACGGGGACGTGGGGAGCTTTTGGAGAGTAAATGCATCCCCACCCACAGCTGGAATTGCACATCAAGTtaatagttgaatgaatgaatgaatgacataaTTGGGGTAAAGACTTGCTGAGGGGGTGAGAGAACACATAGACGGATAGGTCTCCTTTCTCGCAGATGTTGAAGCAGCGACTGGCCTGGGAGATCCGTGCCCTGCAGAGCAGCAAGGAGCAGTTGCTCGCTGAAGGTGGGATGCCCCCTGCAGTTTGGGGGCTGTGGGGGCGGGGCCTAGCCCTCGGGGGCTCCTGGCCCCGCCCATAACGCCCCGCCCACCCGCAGAGAAACTGGCGCGGGCCAAGCTAGAGGAGGTGGAGCGGCAGCTGAGCTTGCCACCCGAGGTCGGACGCGCCCGGGCGGTAAACGAtgggtgagaggggcagagagcatggggcaaaggggaaggagcaaggaggaGAGCAATGGGCcgactccccaccccccccccaggcactgcctccagcctcctctcccgCAAGGCCTGGCCCTGGAGCGGATCCGCGGGGCCCCTGCGGTGCCGCGCCCCCTGCGCCCCAGCCGTTCGCACCCCGGCCGCGTGGCGTCTGAGGTCTATGTCAGGGCCTTGGTGGCCTCCTCCCTGCGCCGCTCCACTCTcgttctcttcttcctttctgcacCCCCTGTCCTCCAGGCTGAAGGCGGAGCTGGAGAAATTCGGGGGACAGGGTCCTGCCCAAATCCATTGCATCCCAAAGGACGAGGCCTGCAAAGTAGAGGTAGGCAGCCCGGTGATGCGGCGAGGGAGCAGAGACAGCGGGCGGGGGTACCCTGGGAGTCTCTTGGAGAGAACGTCAGTGGGGAGTAGGGCGGCCCCCCGGGACGTGCCCGATAGGGTTAAGGCAGCCACCGGCCCCCGTGCGAGGACGCCAGCGCCCTCGGGAGCCGGGGCCGGCAGCCTGACTCGCGGCTCCCGCAGGCTGACCCCGAGCTCCCTGGCGCTCTCAGTGAGGACCTGGAGCCGCCCCCAGAGCAATAGGACCCGCCGGgagacccccgcccccaccctcttTGAGGCCGGCCGAGAAATAAAGGCGAGGATTTCGGaccttcctccacctccttcctgactctgtgctcccccctcccccggcttggggtggggagcggggcctttgcgcgggggtgggggggcgtgtCCAGGCACTCCGGGCGGGGCTTCGGCCGGGCTCCACCTACCAGTCGGTGGAGGGCTTGGGAAGCTTAATGAATGTTCTTGAGCATCACGAAGGACACGTGGGTGTCGAATCCACTCCATCTCCTCGTCCTCACCTCCCTCCGGTTCCTAACTGTCGGTTTTACCAACAAGGGCTAGAGGGAACGTGTTAAAGGCCCATGTGAAGTTCTGTCTGCCTCCTGTGGTTCAGAATAAACCCCAGCCTCCCAATAGCCCCTGCATTCCCCACAGACTCCCACTGACCTTTTGGGCTTCCCCTGCTCCGCCTCACACCTTAGGTACCCGCCAGCTACTTTTGCACCCTTTCCAAGCACTTTTTcctctcagggcctttgccctgcTGTGTCCTCATGAGGGGCGCCCTTCCCTTCCTCGAGGCAGCTAACAACTGCAAGTCTGTTAGGTATATCAGAGGCCGTGGAGGCTGGCCCGGGGGACCGTATTTCAAAAGGCACCTGGCACCAGGGTGCTGTCATTTGCTAAACATGTCTTCATAAAATGTCTGTGCTGCttgtctgctgtgtgccaggcactagtgTAGGCCCTGAATTGAAATAGCATGGTCAGGGGATGTGTCACTGAGGGAGTGGTGCCAGAgcaggggggtgagggggcacGTGAGGAAGGGAGCCCTGTGGGCATCTGGGGAAAGGTGCCTGGCAGAGGGAATGGCTCCTGCAAAGGCTGTGAGGTGGGATTGAGCGTTGTTGTGTTTGAGGAACATCTGGAGGGAGCCAGTGTGGTGGAGCCTAGTGAGGTAAAGAGGGAGGGGGGATAATGCTGGAGAACTGCTGGGGACCCAGTTAAGTCAGGCCGTGTCTGCCTAGTCTTTGTAGTGTTCTGAGAAGGGGCCCTGGCCCCCAGCAAACACTCAGTGTACGTTAACTATCACTGCCTTAGGCCAGCCTCCAGGGATCTTTAGGGAGCCTTGGTGTCTCTGTGTTACACAGATGGGACAGCCTGGATATTCTGCCGACTTACCGTTTTCCTCCTaggattcaaatcctggtttcCCTGCTCACTGGCTGAGTAACCTCAGCAAATTGATTAACGTTTCCCAAACTCAATTGCCAGGTTTGCAAAATGATACCAACTGCACAGAAATTATGATAAACCTAGCCAACTCTTGCTCCTCTAGGAAATCTCGCCTGAACCTACAGATAAGCTAAATTGCCTCATGTGGGCACAGTATAAGGAGATGGTTGATTGTCTCCCAGACCAAACTCTGAAGAGTGGAGACTGACTGGCCTTCCTTTGTCTCCCTGGGTTCCAGTAAAAGGCCTGAAAAACACCGCTGAAGACAGAACCCCCTTTCAGTTGTTGCCTTGATATTTTTGTACATGCATGAAATCCACTGAAATTCCTTGGATCTCAAGGCTACTGATGATTAATTGTTAATTGTTCCCGTGTGCCAGTAGTTCTTATTCTtaaccatttttcttctcttctctcatataaaataaatactggcTTATTCCATATTCCTGGAGTTTCCCCCAAAAGCTCATACTTGGAGCGGTTGCTTCTTTACTCTCACATACTTCCCTTTCTCATCTACTTGTAAGTTAAGGGCAGTTGTCAAATTATTCCCCAAGGGGGAAAGGATCAAATGGTGTTCCTAGTCAGggaattctttcagtttttccatcttcATTCTGTTGGTATTGTGGGTTTGAAAGGGGAGACTAAAAGGATAGGAGACTGATACTGGGGAGTGTTGAAGAGCAGTATGGAAAGTGCACCTTTATAAGATGGAGGGGGTCCTAGATGGGAGCTGTGCTGACCAGCGTGACAACTGCGGGCCACAAGGGGCCACCAGGGGCTGCCGAGCACTTGCAGTGCAGCTGCTCCAGAGACATGCCCCAAGTACAAAATCCACCCTGGATTTCAAAAAcctggaacaagaaaaaaaattaaatgcatcaTTAATAATTCTTATGTTTATTACCTAGTAAATGATACTATTTTGTGAATAGTTGTAGtaatatttaatgaatacattggcttaaataaaatattaaggttAAGTTCACCCTGTTTttccttgtttaatttttttaatgtggctagtAGAACACTTTCAGTTACATATGTCGCtcccattatatttctatttctatagtACAGCACTGTTTTATTAGAGGGTGTGGAAGGGGACTGGGCCATCTGCTGTGCCCCTGGCCCCTTTGTAACTGTTGACTGCATAACATAGCTGCTGGTCTCCCGGCGTCTTGGTCTCGCTTGGTGCCTTTGGTGCCAGGAGCTCAACACTGAAGACTGGAACAGTGTTTCACATGGGATGGACATGTATGCAGGGCCCACACCCAGCCAGCTGCATCCAGATCCCTTCTCTGTGTATACATCTCAGTTTGTGGATGAACAGATCCCATAGGCTTGCATCTCAGAGAACATTGTGGTGCATTTGAAGGACATGATCTTGATGTACCAGATGTCCTTGCTCCCTCAGGCGAAAATGCTGATTTTATCTCCTGAACACCTACATGAGTATAACATTTCTTCTAATGCCATTAGCAAGAGGCCCAAAATGGCTGCACTACAAAATTACCAGGCTTCAGGAATGCATTTTACACAATTGTCATGCCATCAAAACTGTCAAATGGCTGGGGAGGAGCAGGATAATCACGCGTTCTTAAAATTTTATCCCACGGTTTATGTCTAACTCCGAAGGGGAGAGAGAACCGTCTGAACCAAGGGCCAAGTGTAGCACGACCAGTCGTGGGACCAGATGAGTGGGAGATACACATCATCCCCCATGTGGGGTTCTTGATGAAAATGTTTAATCAGTTGGAAACTGTACAGTGAGAAGTTCTGTAGGACAACTGCCTTGGACATCTGGAACGGGTCAGTGTCATGAAGAATGGAGAAGCTCTGATGTATTAGTTACCTATCAATGTggtgacaaattaccacaaacttgatgactaaacaatacaaattttgttacctctcagttctggaggtcagaaggccCAGTTCTGgaggactaaaatcaaggtgtcatagGCGCTGTGTTCCTTCTGGGGGCTCTTAGAATCTATTCCTTACCTTTTCTAGCTTCTCAAGGTTGCCTTCAATACTTGACTCCCACACTCAGGCCTCTGCTTCTATTATCACATTTCTtctcaccctcctgcctccctcttaaaaGGACCCCTGTGATGCCATTAGGTAATCCAGGAAAATCCCCGAACTCAAGGCCCTTAACTGAACCATGTCTGCAAAACCCCTCTAGCCACGTTAGGTCACATACTCTCAGGTTCTGTGGATtaatggacatctttgggggccattactCTGCCCACGGCTCTGGAGGACTGTTCTGGAATGGGAGAGACCAAAGAGACCAAAGGTAATTCAAGAAACTTGATTGGACCCTGGATCAAGGCTGGGAGAAAACATGGTGGGGCCCTTTGGGGAATTAAAGAATAGAGTGAAATTTGGATGACACTGTGGAATTAATGTTGATTTCTAGCAATGGTACTGGCAGATGGTTGGCTGGAGAGTGTTATATTGGGGAGATGAGGGCTGAAATAGGTTCTAAGTTTCATAGTGTCTGCCACCAATGCTTGGATGGTTGGGCAGAGTGGAAGTGTGTACATGTGTCCGAGGGGGAGGGTGAGGTGGGTGCGGAAAGATAGTAGTCAGTCTAGGGGTTTATCGTAtggttctttttcaaagatttgaaaTCCTTTAATAAACCTAATAAGAGGAAAATTGGGGCTCCATTTCCATAGTCCCTTCCTGTGTCCTAAATGTCCCAATGAGAAGTCCCTGAGATGGCAGACTTTGTATTTTGCATGAACATACGTACAACCAGACTTGATCTATCCTGAATGCCTAGGAGTGCACCCCTCTCCATTCGGCTTCTGACTTTTTCCAAGGTGGCTGCAGGTTTATGGTGTTCTTATCAGGTCCCAGCTCAACTCTGCCTTCTTAATGAAATTTCTTTATTGGTGTTTAGTCCCTCGGAAATGAGAAGTGCATCTCAGGCTCTTTCTCGAGGTCTTTTCATCTCTACCCAACCACCACTGCTCATTGGGAGATGTTTTGACCCTCTCCTTGGCCAGGATTTCAGGAATTACAAAGGGGAACGAAGCCTTCCTAGCCTACAGCAGCCTGCATAAAGAGGTGACAGCTCTCACACTGGTGGCCTTTCCTGGTCAACAGCAAATCTGTGTCCTTTGGATTTTGATTTGCCATTTGTTTTCCTGGCCCAACtgacctccctctgcccctgcccccacctcctctgtCCTCAGGGGGCGTGTTTATTTCCTGTAATTTGTTCTCAGAACTTTGCTTTGTCTTTCAGGTTCACAGGTGAATGGCCCTGGGGGAGCTCACTGTTGCCAAAGGCTGAAGAACATCTTCAAGAACTGAGCTAGAAAGCAGCCAAGTGTGGAAAGCAGGCAGAAGAGCCAGAGGGACTTGAGGGGttcccagagaggggagggagaggaagtggcCACTGACTtgcttcatcttttaaaaaaacagaattcaacTGAATAAAATTTGAAGATCATATTGGCTTTTTTCAATGATTCCTGAATGgggcagcatccaatctagcagatagaaagttGCCCTGAGGAGCTGTGCAAAGGAAAGACTtgcaggcagaggggagcaggaaggaggaagttacaccaggcaaggtcactttcctttaGGAGATGGCAGGGGTTTACCAGGAAGATTATCTAACCAGGGCTGATTTGCAACTGTCTTTTTGGTGGGTGCTCCATAAGCTCTTACTAATTACTACTTTAGTGATATGTTgatttaacttgattttttatGGACCTTTGACGCTGGCATCTGCCAGTTTTCCCAGAATCCCTTTTCAGGCTCTGGAATGAGTGGGGGGTGTCCCCGGGCTCTCAACCTTGTCATGAAAAAcggtaaagaggaaaaataattttattttccctcttccctttatgGTGAGTGTTTGGCCGAGACCCCTTTCCTCTACGGTGCCGCATAAATGGTTAACCTCACCTGTGGCTCCACTGTGGCCACTGTAACTCAAGGTTATCTTTGATATGTTTAACCTGCTTGTTTTCagccttaaaattttattcaccTGAGGCCTCACACTGGCCCCACTCCAGCTGAAGTGAGGTCCAGTCCCCTTTTTAAGTCAGACCCGGCTCAATCCCTGTCCGGTTCGGTTCCGGTTTCGGACCCTCTGGAAAAAGAGGTGCTCAAATAGGCAGCAGGCTCCTAACACGAAGTCCCCGGGACCCAGGACCCCGGAGCTGAGAGGGGCGCGCCCATCACCTCCAGAGACGGCGGAGCAGCGAGCCCAAAGGACCAAAGAAACAAGTGTGTAGAACTGAGTAAAGGtgctgctccctctcttgctAAACTCTGGATGGCTTTGTTCTTTCATAATGCGCTTCTAAGTGTGTTagtaaaagaaatggaaggaaagaaagggggagagagggaggaagagggagaggaaaagagggggagtgggacagggagggaaatgaatagagaggagggaaggaaggagg
It contains:
- the SYCE1L gene encoding synaptonemal complex central element protein 1-like, with product MAAELEPLKMEPPEVVEEAEEAEGQTKSLKMTEDLLAMVKKLQKEGSLEPQIEDLINRINDLQQAKKKSSEELGEAQDLWDTLHKELDSLNGEKVHLEEVLSKKQEALRILQLHCQRKESGAQKQNMLQECTEKISIYNSQVAENYRQKKLGLHVEEQLENLMGQHKDLWEFHMLKQRLAWEIRALQSSKEQLLAEEKLARAKLEEVERQLSLPPEVGRARAVNDGLKAELEKFGGQGPAQIHCIPKDEACKVESLGNEKCISGSFSRSFHLYPTTTAHWEMF